The Kineothrix sp. IPX-CK genomic interval CCATTACATCGATGGCGACGAGGTAGAGCCGATTACAGCCAGCGCTCAGGCGGCGGAGCTTTTTTCTAACTTCAACTGGACGGAGGAACGGCTGGATTACTGGCACGTGACCATAAATAGGGCGAGAGAGGCTCTGGAGGGAGAAGAGAAGGAGAAAGAAGAGATGAAGGGACTTCTCATCGACCTTCTCATCGGCAAGGAATCCCGCATGCGTGATATGTGCATGAGCTTTTTCAAGCTGTCCGATATTGTTAAGATTGCCGGAAGGGAGATAGGCACGGGATTTATCGGAGGAAAAAGCGTAGGCATGCTTTTGGCGAGGAGGATCATTACGAGGAGTGATGAAGATAAGGCATATTTTAAGCCTCTTCTGGAATCTCATGATTCGTTTTATCTCGGCTCGGATATCTATTATACCTACATAGTGGAAAATGGATGGTGGCAGCTTCGGACGAAGCAGAAAACCGAAGAAGGGTATTTCGCATATGCGCCGGAGCTTAAAGAAAAGCTGCGCGGAGGGAAGTTTCCAAGAATTGTAAGGGATGAATTCATGCAGATGTTGGAATATTATGGACAGTCCCCTATTATCGTGCGTTCCAGCTCGCTGTTAGAGGATAATTTCGGCAATGCCTTTGCGGGAAAATACGAGAGTGTATTCTGTGTGAATCAAGGGGACCCTGAAAAGCGTCTGAACGATTTTATGGATGCGGTCCGGGTGGTTTACGCCAGTACCATGAATGAGGATGCCCTGCATTATAGAAAAAACAGAGGGCTGGCCGACAGAGACGAGCAGATGGCGATTCTGGTGCAAAGGGTTTCGGGAGACTATTACGGAGACTATTTCTTTCCTCATACGGCAGGAGTGGGCAACTCCTCAAATCTATATGTATGGGATAAAGAGGTGGATATGGAAGCTGGGATGCTTCGCCTTGTGTTCGGCCTTGGTACCCGGGCAGTGGACAGGGTGATCGGCGATTATGTGAAGATTGTAACATTGGACGACCCCATGCGGCAGCCGTTAATAGGTTACGGGGAAGCTCAGAAATATTCCCAGCACAATATGGATGTGCTGAACCTGAAGGAAAATACTCAGGAATCCATAAGCGTGAATAAGGTTACAGGCTCCGATATTAAGGCGGATAAAAACCTGTTCTGGGTGCGGGATTTCGAGACGGAGAGAAGGCTTAGCGAAATCGGAAGGGACGTTTCCGGAGTTCCGCCTATCCTGAATTTCAGAAAATTACTGAAGGAAACTAAATTTCCGGAGGTAATGAAAAGGATGCTTACTCTTCTCGCCGAAAAGTACAATTATCCGGTAGATATAGAATTTACGGCAAATTTTAACAGGGAAGGCGAATTTCGCGTCAACCTTTTGCAGTGTCGGCCGCTCCAGACGCGAGGGCTGGGAAAAACGGTGGATATACCGGAGACGGTGGATGAGAAAAAATGTTTGTTCTACTCTCACGGTAATTTCATGGGTGGTAATGTGAGACTTCCCATCGATTACATTGTTTATGTAAGTGTCAAGGAATATTTAGAGCTGAAGGAGCAGGACAAGTACGATATCGCAAGGCAGGTCGGCTTGCTTAACCGGGCGCTTAAGGGGAAAAATGCCATGCTGATGGGGCCGGGAAGATGGGGAACAACGACTCCCTCGCTGGGAGTGCCTGTGCATTTTACGGAGCTCATGAATATGTTGGCAGTCTGTGAAATAGCCTATAGCGAAAAAGGAATTATGCCCGAATTATCTTACGGGAGCCATTTCTTCCAGGACTTGGTAGAGTCAGGAGTCTTCTATGTGGCTCTTTTCGACGGCAGGGAAAATGTCGTCCTGAATGAGGAAAAGTTATTAGAGGCTGAGAACATTGCCTGTGACATAATCGGAGAAGGATGTGGTGTGAATGCCGATGTGATTCATGTGGTAAGGACTGAGGGAATGGAGCTTTACTCAGATATCATGAGCCAAAGAGTTCTTTGCTCTAAGAAGTGTGCCTGTCAAACGATGGTAAAAAAACCAGTTGACAAATTGATATGAAGACAATATACTTTGAATATCAAACTAATTTAAAAAAAGATAAGTATTATAAAAGGAGATATTAAAATGTTAGAAAGAGTAAAAGAAATTATCCAGGAACAATTGAGCTTAGACGGTGTTGAAATTACGGAAGAATCCTCCTTTAAAGAAGATTTGGGAGCGGATTCCCTCGATTTATTCGAATTGGTCATGGCTTTTGAAGAAGAATACGGTATTGAGATTCCTTCCGAAGATCTTGAGAAGATTACAACGGTTGGAGCTGTAATAGAATATATGAAGAACAAAGGCGTAGAAGCATAAGATGGAGACGAGAATAACCAAATTACTGGGAATCGAATATCCGATTATA includes:
- the acpP gene encoding acyl carrier protein; protein product: MLERVKEIIQEQLSLDGVEITEESSFKEDLGADSLDLFELVMAFEEEYGIEIPSEDLEKITTVGAVIEYMKNKGVEA
- a CDS encoding PEP/pyruvate-binding domain-containing protein, which produces MGILDSVSTGMKGFDKAIDMLRLGDNVVWQVDSIEDYCYVVAPYIEQARKDNRNIIYFRFGTHRQVVEDLTGIKIYELNPAMGFEGFATMIHRIIGEEGVKAFYVFDCLTELLAFWYSDLMTGNFFRVTCPYLYELDTIAYFAIKRNVHTYDTIATIRETTQLLLDVYKINDRFYIHPLKVWQRYSPTMFFPHYIDGDEVEPITASAQAAELFSNFNWTEERLDYWHVTINRAREALEGEEKEKEEMKGLLIDLLIGKESRMRDMCMSFFKLSDIVKIAGREIGTGFIGGKSVGMLLARRIITRSDEDKAYFKPLLESHDSFYLGSDIYYTYIVENGWWQLRTKQKTEEGYFAYAPELKEKLRGGKFPRIVRDEFMQMLEYYGQSPIIVRSSSLLEDNFGNAFAGKYESVFCVNQGDPEKRLNDFMDAVRVVYASTMNEDALHYRKNRGLADRDEQMAILVQRVSGDYYGDYFFPHTAGVGNSSNLYVWDKEVDMEAGMLRLVFGLGTRAVDRVIGDYVKIVTLDDPMRQPLIGYGEAQKYSQHNMDVLNLKENTQESISVNKVTGSDIKADKNLFWVRDFETERRLSEIGRDVSGVPPILNFRKLLKETKFPEVMKRMLTLLAEKYNYPVDIEFTANFNREGEFRVNLLQCRPLQTRGLGKTVDIPETVDEKKCLFYSHGNFMGGNVRLPIDYIVYVSVKEYLELKEQDKYDIARQVGLLNRALKGKNAMLMGPGRWGTTTPSLGVPVHFTELMNMLAVCEIAYSEKGIMPELSYGSHFFQDLVESGVFYVALFDGRENVVLNEEKLLEAENIACDIIGEGCGVNADVIHVVRTEGMELYSDIMSQRVLCSKKCACQTMVKKPVDKLI